CTAAGAGCTTAAGTAACTCTGCTCCTTTAGTAATTTACTTGGTGCCAAGCAGAGCGCTTGCTACAGAAGTTGAATCAAGTTTGTCTCGTGTTTTAAAGCGCTCCACTAATAACAATGTCATAGTTACAGGTTTATATGGAGGTACTGACTGGGGTCCAACAGATGTATGGCTGACATCAGAACAGCCAACAGTTTTAATTTGCACTTATGAAAAAGCAGAAGCTTTGATGAAATTTCTAGGGACTCTATTTATCCGCAGAGTGTCGCTTATTGTACTTGATGAAGCCCATACAGTTCAATTTGATGGTAATAAAAATTCTTTGCAGAAAGCTGAAAATAGAGCCTTACGCTTGGAATCTTTAGGTGCAAGACTGTTTACCTATGTAGAACAAAATCACAGCCGAATTGTTGCGCTATCCGCTGTTGCTTCAGAAACAGAAGTAGCATTAGCAAGTTGGATAGAGAATCAAACCAATGCTAGCCCAGCAAAGACATATTACAGAAGTACACGCCAATTAATAGGCCGGCTTGAATGTCTCACAGGAAGAGGATTTAGAATAAACTATGACTTACTTGATGGTAGAAGATTAAGATTTGAGGAAGATGGTCAAGCCACACCCTTCATTCAGAGTCCATTTCTAACATATCCCCCTGCTGGTACATTAGAAACACACAAAAGTTCTGGAAAGCGTGTTCGCCCTTATCTATTCTGGACTGCACCACTATCTTACAACAATAAGCTTTCTGAAGCAGAATCATCAGCAATTGAAACTCTAGATTCACTGGATAGTATTTTACTGTCTGCAATTGTCGAAATTGAGCATCTAACAGCAAAAGATTTAAGCCCTAATGAGTTGGAAGAGCAACTTCAAAAAATTTGGCGGCGAAGCTTTGCATATTATGCTAGTTTCGAACAAGAAAGATTAGAAAATTTATTTATCAAGCGAGGTAGAGCATTAAAAACAGAAATTTATAGTAATTATTCACAGCGTCGGCGTTTGTATCGTACCAGTCTGCCACCGCGTGCTGGAAATGAACTTTTAACTATTTATCCTAGACTTAAAGAACAATTAGCATTGGGTGGAAATTATGCTATTTGGACAGTAGAAAAACGCTTTAATTATATTCAAAATATAGTTATTATTTTAACCAGTTTATCGAAGTTTAAACTAGATGACACGTCAGGAAATGTTACTTGGAATGAAATATTAGGATGGTGGCTTGACCCTAATAAAGCAATTAAAAAACCGAAACCGACTCAAATTTCAAGATGGCATTCATATATTAGTCAAAATTTTGGATATAGATTTAACTGGGGCTTAGGAAGTGTTATTGCACTAGCAATAGATGAAGCTTTTGGTGGCGAGTTAGTTGAATCATCATTGGAAAACTGGTCACAAATTGGGCTACCTTGGATTGTTTTCTGGATGAAAGAACTTATTGTATGGGGAACCTTAGATCCTGTAGCTGCATATTTGCTTGCTAAAGTAGAAGATGTAACAACTCGTAAACAAGCTGAAGAATTAGCGCAAACTTACTATCAGTATATTCGCGAAAGAGAATCGGAGCCAAATGAATATCTTAATGCAGTTAATATCAAAAACTGGGTAGAACAATCATTTTCCAGTGTTGAACGACATTTACCAACTCCCAAACCTGCTAATCAAATTAATGTCAATCTGCTGAAAGATTTCAGTAAAGCTCTAAGTAAAAATTGGAGAGTAGTAACAGTAGAAATTGGGGATGATATTCAATGGTTTGATTTAGCAGGATTTCCACTCGCAATTTGCCAAAAGCCTGAGAAGTGGCAGTCTAATTTTCTAAATACCTATGACTTTATGCTAGATGCGGAAAATCGATTTGTTTCGTCAAATATTTATGTTTGACTCTTCAAGGGATGCGTTATCACCAAAGGTTCAATATATGCTTGTAGAGTATCTTTAACTTTAGAAGGCTGACGAACT
This Nostoc sp. C052 DNA region includes the following protein-coding sequences:
- a CDS encoding DEAD/DEAH box helicase produces the protein MIAEAHKKASVPHIKPVDIPQIIEILQDYDDPFSSEWVNSLRVLWLEKVDINYERCDLISYICGKHPVKNPTWISPEKPHEEYTAGRRLEAVEIHLHEVENLVTTVYNQPAIVTPSVNISTQTVQEPDDSEVEKANSDVIVEGEVLQNEMTQPSNEVIALAKELQNNLAGSRLTPAIAKLYSQHTRLRAGGKGLTGWREDEAGERLNDAMRLVEAAFIQREVGDTNWRNGMLRAGELFEWLSHPQLNPDFLPIRLLAAAVYELAGYPARAAGLLNEDISEGVESEILRSLLKADFPNLLQQLTEYWATATSSNFQTETSLLWDDADTGADRFNKLIVKETASSLGILCAKMRWGNEPRLERAIEKLSDIAKVLLHGHDTYSWLLGKLCAEVTSVYIQTSLRHHLELLSQMITPNGRNFLERYLRQSYQKCKALAWRSQICGIERLVTAESFALCTPTGSGKTTIAEIAILQSLFFETTNSKSLSNSAPLVIYLVPSRALATEVESSLSRVLKRSTNNNVIVTGLYGGTDWGPTDVWLTSEQPTVLICTYEKAEALMKFLGTLFIRRVSLIVLDEAHTVQFDGNKNSLQKAENRALRLESLGARLFTYVEQNHSRIVALSAVASETEVALASWIENQTNASPAKTYYRSTRQLIGRLECLTGRGFRINYDLLDGRRLRFEEDGQATPFIQSPFLTYPPAGTLETHKSSGKRVRPYLFWTAPLSYNNKLSEAESSAIETLDSLDSILLSAIVEIEHLTAKDLSPNELEEQLQKIWRRSFAYYASFEQERLENLFIKRGRALKTEIYSNYSQRRRLYRTSLPPRAGNELLTIYPRLKEQLALGGNYAIWTVEKRFNYIQNIVIILTSLSKFKLDDTSGNVTWNEILGWWLDPNKAIKKPKPTQISRWHSYISQNFGYRFNWGLGSVIALAIDEAFGGELVESSLENWSQIGLPWIVFWMKELIVWGTLDPVAAYLLAKVEDVTTRKQAEELAQTYYQYIRERESEPNEYLNAVNIKNWVEQSFSSVERHLPTPKPANQINVNLLKDFSKALSKNWRVVTVEIGDDIQWFDLAGFPLAICQKPEKWQSNFLNTYDFMLDAENRFVSSNIYV